From Coffea arabica cultivar ET-39 chromosome 10e, Coffea Arabica ET-39 HiFi, whole genome shotgun sequence, one genomic window encodes:
- the LOC113710845 gene encoding 3-ketoacyl-CoA synthase 4-like — protein MISLKQIKLLQFSFLCLLSLTLLLHITLSYIPFVAVVLRLLLTHLHLSIFLSICMLLSIFCGLKTRPSPVFLINYACFKPPPHRKCLYGVAESFLLRNQHFTQETIEFMRKIYLKSGLGDETYAPPFIFEEDTTPTLKCAIQEAQEGIFSSIDALLSKTLIDPLSIDIVIVTCGSFSHSPSLSSLIVNHYNLKPDVKTYNLSGMGCGSGVLSIDCAARVLRASGKVQHALVVITESTTLNWYSGDNRSMLVTNCIFRVGCTAAMLTNDRSRRSVAKMELVDMLRTHHGADDRSYRAAFQEEDDKGYTGVALTKDLVRVAGVNLREHLTILAPRVLPLSQLVLYAYSVAMAALSRGESKPTVPDFTAAFEHMCIHTGGKAVIEQVARVLRLRGEVTEPARMSLNRFGNTSSSLVFYELAYFEAKKRVKKGDKMWMIAFGTGFKIGSLVWKWLQNSAQENDNPWNDCMQRYPLDAW, from the coding sequence atgatATCTTTGAAGCAAATTAAACTTCTCCAATTCTCATTTTTATGTCTCTTATCACTGACACTCCTGCTCCACATCACCTTATCCTACATCCCATTCGTAGCCGTCGTCCTCCGTCTCCTCTTAACTCACCTCCACCTCTCCATATTTCTCTCCATTTGCATGCTCCTCTCGATCTTCTGCGGGCTCAAAACCCGCCCAAGCCCCGTCTTTCTCATAAACTACGCGTGCTTTAAGCCGCCACCCCACCGGAAGTGCCTGTACGGGGTAGCTGAATCCTTTTTACTTCGAAACCAACATTTCACCCAAGAAACCATTGAATTCATGCGTAAAATCTACCTTAAATCCGGCCTAGGTGACGAAACCTACGCACCCCCCTTCATTTTCGAGGAAGATACTACTCCCACGCTAAAATGCGCcatccaagaagctcaagaaggaatttTTTCTTCCATAGATGCACTTTTGTCTAAAACCCTAATCGACCCTCTATCCATTGACATCGTTATTGTTACATGCGGTAGCTTTTCACATTCGCCTTCGCTTTCTTCTCTTATTGTAAACCATTATAACCTCAAACCGGACGTGAAAACTTACAATCTGAGTGGAATGGGATGCGGTTCTGGGGTTTTATCCATTGACTGTGCAGCTAGGGTTTTACGTGCCAGTGGAAAAGTCCAACATGCCCTTGTGGTGATCACCGAAAGCACAACTCTAAACTGGTACTCCGGTGACAATCGTTCCATGCTTGTTACAAACTGCATCTTTCGCGTCGGATGCACCGCCGCAATGTTGACGAATGACCGGAGTCGCCGCTCAGTTGCCAAGATGGAACTTGTTGACATGCTCCGAACTCACCACGGAGCCGATGACCGGTCGTACCGGGCTGCATTTCAGGAGGAGGATGATAAAGGGTATACCGGAGTTGCACTTACAAAGGATTTGGTAAGAGTGGCTGGGGTGAATTTGAGGGAGCATCTTACTATTCTTGCACCGCGAGTTTTGCCACTGAGTCAACTCGTTCTTTACGCGTACTCGGTGGCCATGGCAGCATTGTCCCGTGGTGAGTCCAAACCAACTGTGCCTGATTTTACAGCAGCATTTGAGCATATGTGTATTCATACTGGGGGTAAAGCTGTAATTGAACAAGTGGCGAGGGTTTTGAGATTGAGAGGGGAGGTAACTGAGCCAGCTCGGATGAGTTTGAACCGGTTTGGTAACACGTCTAGCAGTCTTGTGTTTTATGAATTGGCTTATTTTGAAGCAAAAAAGAGAGTTAAAAAGGGGGACAAAATGTGGATGATTGCATTCGGGACTGGATTCAAGATTGGTAGCTTGGTTTGGAAGTGGTTGCAAAATTCAGCTCAAGAAAATGATAATCCATGGAATGACTGCATGCAGCGTTACCCTTTGGATGCTTGGTAG